The following are from one region of the Corylus avellana chromosome ca1, CavTom2PMs-1.0 genome:
- the LOC132172045 gene encoding putative disease resistance protein RGA4: MMHYFREESVRFDFSSGKKWHMAQRKSHTTERFKHFLSGKKWESWIHHHHIAQSFSFLLTANTSSFSILREMAERLLFVVVEGIIKSLGSPASKEIGLLWGVEDEVERLANTVSTIKDLLLDAEEKHAAGDHAVARWLGRLEDAMYNADDLLDAVSTEALRREIMTHDKNVKQVRIFFSKSNQLAYGLKKAHKIKAMRERLDAINAAARDFHLKVRQVETRVRNRERDNTHSFVSVDKVIGRKNDKKAIIDRLVNSNVEENVSILPIVGIGGLGKTTLAQLIFNDEQIEKHFELKLWVCVSDNFDVKNIAEKILESAIKRKTETIEMDTLIGYLKGKIDGKKYLLVLDDVWNEDQEKWSRLKELLVGGARGSRILVTTRNESVARITGTVQSYSLRGLDEDASWSLFKQVAFGKGQEPENSSIIVLGREILEKCLGVPLAIRTIGGLLGSKNPETEWLSFKKQELSKISQKENDILPTLKLSYDHLPSELKHCFVYCSLFPKDYWIRKSLLINLWIAQGCIKLTDQSQCLEDVGHEYFMDLLWRSFFQEAEMDTFGNIIGFKIHDLIHDLALSVAGSLITTFDDKERNIDEKTRHVSFGGYDIDISSLCNASRIRTFLCLDDGYVDPSRRRNIDCNAIFSSFKFLRFLNLHLKFLDFVPSSIGRLKHLRYRDLSENSKMKKLPNSITRLQNLQTLRLSNCTELEELPRDIKKLVNLRHLEIDGCLSLTYMPLGLGQLTNLQTLSTFVVHWDPLSKYNSGLKELNRLNNLRGELSIIYLRHGEGVASEYKVANLKEKQHLHTLRLRCANDEAPLEDFQPHPNLKQLVVNYYQGSRLPSWLLSLTNLVKFELLFCEKCQYLPPLSQLPSLKYLSLQHLYAMEYISVSDEFSSSSSARVPFFPSLKEMSLYRCPNLKGWWKTRDSSVEVSCNNNNSVEITALTSMTEHPVLPSFPHLSTLQIWNCCMLTSMPTFPHLEGELVLWNASLKPLQQTMMMNMEAQQIPTSTTITSSSSSPLSKLKCIKLKSIADLETLPEEWLKNLTSLESLTILNCNILKSLSPGIQHLITLQYLHLCNCHELELANDEDEMQLQGHKSLLSLEFTHLPKLVRLPLWLQHATTLQRLEISNCENLTAIPEWISTCTSLQVLEIGGCSSLTSLPEGMGFSQSLISTLLGLIVLLYENLMAIPEWFSTCTSLQVLEIGGCSSLTSLPERMGRLTSLRRLKVERSVPSYCKDAREKRVLLIWVCHAFGVLVSISGFVDLGECLVFVGLLWSVMGLEGKMHSHDVEGVQFRL, encoded by the exons ATGATGCATTATTTTCGGGAAGAATCGGTGAGGTTTGACTTCTCCAGCGGGAAAAAGTGGCACATGGCGCAGCGTAAGTCGCATACTACGGAGCGATTTAAGCATTTTCTTTCGGGGAAAAAGTGGGAGAGTTGGATACACCATCATCACATTGCACAGAGTTTCAGTTTCCTACTCACAGCAAACACATCTTCATTCTCAATACTTCGCGAAATGGCAGAACGACTTCTCTTCGTTGTTGTCGAGGGAATCATCAAGAGTTTGGGCTCACCGGCTTCCAAAGAGATCGGTCTGCTCTGGGGTGTCGAAGATGAGGTTGAAAGACTGGCCAACACCGTTTCTACAATCAAAGATTTGCTTCTGGATGCGGAGGAGAAGCATGCTGCAGGTGATCATGCAGTTGCACGTTGGCTCGGAAGGCTAGAAGATGCCATGTATAATGCTGATGACTTGCTGGATGCTGTTTCTACTGAAGCTCTGCGCAGGGAAATAATGACCCATGATAAGAATGTCAAACAGGTAcgcattttcttttccaaatcaaaCCAGCTTGCCTATGGTCTTAAAAAGGCCCATAAGATTAAGGCCATGAGAGAGAGGTTAGATGCCATTAACGCAGCTGCTAGGGATTTCCACTTAAAGGTGCGCCAAGTAGAGACACGAGTCAGGAATAGGGAGAGGGATAACACTCATTCTTTTGTATCTGTGGATAAAGTTATTGGTCGAAAAAATGATAAGAAGGCAATTATAGACCGTCTGGTGAACTCCAATGTTGAAGAGAATGTTTCAATCCTTCCAATTGTTGGCATCGGTGGATTAGGAAAGACTACACTTGCTCAACTCATTTTCAATGATGAGCAAATCGAAAAGCATTTTGAGCTAAAACTGTGGGTTTGTGTCTCTGATAACTTTGATGTTAAAAATATTGCTGAAAAAATCTTAGAATCTGCAATAAAGAGGAAGACAGAAACTATTGAGATGGATACATTGATAGGTTATCTCAAAGGAAAAATCGATGGAAAGAAATACTTACTTGTGTTGGATGATGTGTGGAATGAGGATCAAGAAAAATGGTCTCGCTTGAAAGAATTGTTGGTGGGTGGTGCAAGAGGCAGTAGAATATTAGTGACTACCCGCAACGAAAGTGTTGCAAGGATTACTGGGACAGTTCAATCATATTCCTTGAGGGGTTTGGATGAAGATGCGTCATGGTCTTTATTTAAGCAAGTGGCATTTGGGAAAGGACAAGAGCCAGAGAATTCAAGCATCATAGTACTTGGGAGGGAGATCTTAGAGAAGTGTTTAGGTGTTCCACTGGCCATAAGGACAATTGGAGGTTTACTAGGTTCCAAAAATCCTGAAACAGAGTGGttgtcttttaaaaaacaagaaCTCTCAAAAATATCTCAGAAAGAAAATGACATCTTACCAACTCTGAAGCTGAGTTATGATCATCTTCCTTCAGAGTTGAAGCATTGCTTTGTTTATTGTAGTTTATTTCCAAAGGATTACTGGATTCGTAAATCATTGCTAATTAATCTTTGGATAGCACAAGGGTGCATCAAGTTAACGGATCAAAGCCAATGCTTGGAAGATGTGGGCCAtgagtattttatggatttactTTGGAGATCATTCTTTCAAGAAGCTGAAATGGATACATTTGGTAACATAATTGGATTCAAAATACATGACCTCATACATGATCTTGCTCTATCAGTAGCAGGATCATTGATCACCACATTTGATGATAAGGAGAGAAACATTGATGAGAAAACTCGCCACGTATCATTTGGTGGTTACGATATAGATATTTCTTCATTGTGTAATGCAAGTAGGATACGGACATTTCTTTGCCTCGATGATGGTTACGTTGACCCATCGAGGCGAAGGAATATTGATTGTAAtgcaattttttcaagtttcaagttcTTGCGCTTTTTGAATCTGCATCTcaaatttcttgattttgtacCGAGCTCGATCGGGAGGTTGAAGCATTTAAGATATCGTGATCTTTCTGAAAACTCCAAGATGAAGAAGTTGCCTAATTCTATAACTAGGTTGCAAAATTTGCAAACACTAAGACTCTCCAATTGTACTGAGCTTGAAGAATTACCAagagacattaaaaaattagtcaacCTCAGGCATCTTGAGATAGATGGATGTCTTTCTTTGACTTATATGCCACTTGGATTGGGGCAACTGACTAATCTTCAGACATTATCAACATTTGTGGTCCACTGGGATCCTCTCTCTAAGTATAACAGTGGTTTAAAAGAACTAAATCGTCTAAATAACTTGAGAGGAGAGTTATCAATTATATATCTGAGACATGGGGAAGGTGTAGCGTCAGAATATAAGGTTGCAAATCTAAAGGAGAAACAACATCTTCATACTTTGCGTTTACGGTGTGCGAATGATGAAGCGCCATTGGAAGACTTTCAACCGCACCCAAATCTGAAACAACTTGTAGTAAATTATTATCAGGGTTCAAGGCTTCCGAGTTGGCTTTTGTCACTCACAAATCTTgttaaatttgaattattattttgtgagaAATGCCAATATCTACCACCATTGAGTCAACTGCCTTCTCTCAAGTATCTTTCTCTTCAACATCTTTATGCCATGGAGTACATATCAGTTAGCGATgagttctcttcttcttcatcagcACGAGTACCGTTTTTCCCATCCCTCAAGGAAATGAGTCTCTATCGGTGCCCTAATCTCAAGGGGTGGTGGAAGACGAGGGATTCTTCTGTGGAGGTCagttgtaataataataattctgtTGAAATAACGGCGTTAACATCAATGACAGAGCATCCTGTACTCCCATCATTTCCTCATCTTTCAACATTACAGATTTGGAATTGTTGTATGTTGACTTCCATGCCAACTTTTCCACATCTTGAAGGAGAGTTGGTCTTGTGGAATGCAAGCTTGAAGCCACTGCAACAAacaatgatgatgaatatggAAGCACAACAAATCCCAACGTCAACAACAATAACCTCATCTTCATCCAGTCCTCTCTCAAAATTGAAGTGTATAAAACTAAAATCCATTGCAGATCTAGAAACTCTGCCAGAGGAGTGGTTGAAGAATCTCACTTCTCTTGAGTCTTTAACGATATTGAACTGCAATATATTAAAGTCTCTCTCTCCAGGTATACAACATCTCATTACTCTTCAATACCTACATCTTTGTAATTGCCATGAGCTTGAGCTAGCCAATGATGAAGATGAGATGCAATTGCAAGGCCACAAGAGCCTTCTCTCTTTGGAGTTTACACATCTTCCGAAATTAGTGCGTCTCCCATTGTGGCTTCAACATGCAACCACTCTACAAAGGCTTGAGATTTCAAATTGTGAAAACTTGACGGCTATACCAGAGTGGATCTCAACATGCACATCACTTCAAGTGCTTGAAATTGGTGGATGCTCTAGTTTGACATCATTGCCCGAAGGAATGG GTTTTTCTCAATCTCTCATCTCAACTCTTTTGGGTTTGATTGTTCTCCTTTATGAAAACTTGATGGCTATACCGGAGTGGTTCTCAACATGCACATCACTTCAAGTGCTTGAAATTGGTGGATGCTCTAGTTTGACATCATTGCCGGAACGAATGGGTAGGCTAACGTCTTTGCGAAGGCTAAAAGTTGAGAGAAGTGTCCCATCTTATTGCAAAGATGCGAGAGAGAAGCGG GTTTTGTTGATCTGGGTTTGTCATGCTTTTGGGGTTTTGGTGTCAATCTCAGGTTTTGTTGATCTGGGAGAGTGTCTAGTTTTCGTGGGTCTTCTTTGGTCTGTGATGGGATTGGAGGGAAAGATGCACTCTCATGATGTGGAGGGAGTTCAGTTTAGGCTTTAG